In one Gossypium hirsutum isolate 1008001.06 chromosome D09, Gossypium_hirsutum_v2.1, whole genome shotgun sequence genomic region, the following are encoded:
- the LOC107891730 gene encoding nuclear pore complex protein NUP107, which translates to MDVDMETSPSYFDPQDHSAREKFRRYGKRYSNSSISPRQESGISKFNEAKLLYEGQIIHSPTNAALLLENIKQEAESFDTDYFEETPSRERSASKRRPSSDGHRTAEIDNGVDSIRRLGSHALKACKIEDDLLADNGDATFASFASLLDSAFHGVMPIPDLILQFERICRNVSESIRYESNIRHRVVEDKLRRQKAQLLLDEAATWSLLWYLYGKVTDEPPEELILSPSTSYIEACQFVANDHTAQLCLRIVQWLEELASKALDLENKVRGSHVGTYLPNSGIWYHTQRFLKKGASAANTIHHLDFDAPTREHAHQLPDDKKQDESLLEDVWTLLRAGRLEEACELCRSAGQPWRSATICPFGGLDLFPSIEALMKNGKNRSLQAIELESGIGHQWRLWKWASYCASEDFEQNGGKYEIAVYAAQCSNLKRMLPICTDWETACWAMAKSWLEIQVDLELARSQPGRMEQLKSYGDGIDGSPGGIDGTSQPSPGPESWPLQVLNQQPRDLSALLQKLHSGEMVHEAVTRGCKEQQRQIEMNLMLGNIPLLLELIWSWIAPSEDDQNISRPRDPQMIRFGAHVVLVLRYLLAEEIKDTFREKLMTVGDRILHMYSLFLFSKHHEELVGIYASQLASHRCIDLFVHMMELRLNSSVHVKYKIFLSAMEYLPFSQGDDSKGSFEEIIERLLSRSRETKAGKFDETSDVVEQHRLQSLQKALVVQWLCFTPPSTITDVKDISAKLLMRALIHSNILFREFALISMWRVPAMPIGAHELLSFLAEPLKQLSETPDTFEDYVSENLKEFQDWSEYYSCDATYRNWLKIELANAEVSPDELSVEEKQRAIMAAKETLDLSFLLLLRERNPWLISRVEHISESMEPLFLELHATAMLRLPSGESMCPDATVCAALMSALYSSATEEVVSERQLTVNVAISSKDSYSIEVILRCLAVEGDGIGPHILNDGGLLSAVMAAGFKGELARFQAGVTLEISRLDAWFSSKDGSLEGPATYIVQGLCRRCCIPEVILRCMQVSVSLMESGNPFESHDQLIELVSSSETGFINLFSQQQLQEFLLFEREYSICKMELQEEPSS; encoded by the exons ATGGACGTCGACATGGAAACGTCTCCCAGCTACTTTGACCCCCAAGATCACTCCGCTAGGGAAAAGTTTCGTCGTTATGG GAAAAGATACTCAAATTCTAGCATATCTCCAAGGCAAGAAAGTGGCATTTCGAAGTTCAACGAAGCAAAGTTGTTGTACGAGGGACAGATTATCCACAGCCCTACTAACGCAGCACTTCTTCTTGAAAACATCAAACAAGAGGCTGAGAGCTTTGATACTGATTATTTTGAAGAAACACCTTCAAGGGAGCGGTCGGCTTCTAAGAGGAGGCCATCAAGTGATGGTCATAGAACTGCAGAGATTGATAATGGTGTTGATTCAATCCGCAGATTAGGAAGTCATGCACTAAAAGCTTGCAAGATTGAGGATGATTTATTGGCAGATAATGGAGACGCAACCTTCGCTTCGTTTGCATCTCTACTTGATTCTGCTTTTCATG GGGTAATGCCGATTCCTGACCTGATTTTACAATTTGAGAGAATATGCCGGAATGTTTCAGAGTCAATTAG ATATGAATCCAACATACGCCATAGGGTTGTAGAGGATAAATTGAGGAGGCAGAAGGCTCAACTTCTGCTTGATGAGGCTGCTACATGGTCTCTCCTGTGGTACCTTTATGGAAAAG TGACCGATGAACCTCCTGAAGAGCTCATTCTG TCCCCTTCAACATCATATATAGAGGCTTGCCAGTTTGTTGCGAATGATCACACAGCACAATTATGCCTCCGCATTGTTCAATGGCTAGAAGAATTGGCTTCTAAAGCGCTAGATCTGGAGAACAAG GTGCGAGGATCTCATGTTGGTACCTATCTTCCCAACTCTGGAATTTGGTACCATACTCAGAGGTTTCTCAAAAAGGGTGCCTCTGCTGCTAACACTATTCACCACTTAGATTTTGATGCTCCAACACGGGAACATGCCCATCAGCTGCCTGATGATAAA AAACAAGATGAGTCTCTACTTGAGGATGTCTGGACTCTGTTAAGGGCTGGAAGACTGGAAGAGGCATGTGAGCTTTGCCGGTCTGCTGGACAA CCATGGAGATCTGCAACTATTTGCCCATTCGGAGGGTTAGACCTATTTCCTTCTATTGAAGCCCTAATGAAGAATGGAAAAAATAGAAGTCTGCAAGCTATTGAACTTGAGAGTGGCATTGGTCATCAGTGGCGCCTTTGGAAATGGGCTTCCTATTGTGCATCAGAG GATTTTGAGCAAAATGGTGGGAAATATGAAATAGCTGTATATGCTGCCCAATGTAGCAATTTAAAGCGCATGCTTCCGATCTGTACGGACTGGGAG ACTGCCTGTTGGGCAATGGCCAAATCATGGCTTGAAATTCAGGTAGATCTAGAATTAGCTCGTTCACAACCTGGCAGGATGGAACAATTAAAAAGCTATGGAGATGGTATTGATGGAAGTCCAGGAGGAATTGATGGTACCTCACAGCCTTCACCTGGACCTGAAAGTTGGCCATTGCAAGTTTTGAACCAGCAACCACGAGACCTTTCCGCTCTTCTTCAGAAACTTCATTCAGG TGAAATGGTGCATGAAGCAGTAACTCGGGGATGCAAGGAACAGCAACGTCAAATCGAG ATGAATCTAATGTTAGGGAATATACCACTTCTCCTTGAGCTTATATGGTCGTGGATAGCACCTTCAGAAGATGATCAAAACATCTCCAG GCCTCGTGATCCTCAGATGATTCGGTTCGGCGCGCATGTAGTGCTTGTTCTTAGGTATCTACTTGCTGAAGAAATTAAAGATACCTTCAGGGAAAAGCTTATGACTGTTGGTGATCGTATTCTTCACAT GTATTCGTTGTTTCTATTTTCAAAGCATCATGAAGAATTGGTTGGCATTTATGCTTCTCAGCTTGCAAGTCATCGTTGCATTGACCTCTTTGTGCACATGATGGAGCTTAGGCTTAATAGCAG TGTGCATGTCAAATATAAAATCTTCCTTTCTGCCATGGAGTATTTGCCATTTTCTCAAGGGGATGATTCGAAAGGAAGCTTTGAGGAAATTATTGAGAG GCTTTTGTCACGATCACGAGAAACCAAAGCTGGAAAATTTGATGAAACATCTGACGTTGTGGAGCAACATAGGCTTCAGAGTCTTCAAAAAGCTTTGGTTGTCCAATGGCTCTGCTTCACACCTCCCTCCACAATTACCGATGTTAAAGATATTAGTGCCAAACTTCTTATGCGAGCATTAATACACAG CAATATATTATTTAGGGAGTTTGCTCTGATTTCTATGTGGAGAGTACCAGCAATGCCAATAGGTGCACATGAATTGCTTAGTTTTCTTGCTGAGCCTTTGAAGCAGCTTTCTGAAACTCCTGATACTTTTGAGGATTATGTTTCTGAGAATCTGAAAGAGTTTCAAGACTGG aGTGAATACTACTCCTGTGATGCAACGTATCGCAACTGGCTCAAAATTGAATTAGCGAATGCAGAAGTTTCTCCCGACGAACTTTCAGTAGAGGAAAAACAAAGAGCAATAATGGCAGCCAAAGAGACATTGGATTTATCTTTTTTATTGCTACTGA GGGAAAGAAACCCATGGCTTATTTCTCGGGTGGAACATATTAGTGAATCGATGGAACCTCTATTTCTTGAATTGCATGCTACTGCAATGCTCCGCCTGCCTTCTGGTGAATCCATGTGTCCAGACGCTACTGTTTGTGCTGCATTAATGAGTGCACTTTACTCTTCTGCCACTGAGGAAGTTGTCTCAGAACGTCAGTTAACG GTAAATGTTGCCATTTCTTCAAAAGACAGCTACAGCATTGAGGTAATATTGCGCTGCTTGGCAGTGGAGGGTGATGGAATTGGTCCACACATCCTCAATGATGGTGGCCTTCTCAGTGCTGTTATGGCAGCTGGCTTCAAAG GTGAGCTTGCGAGATTTCAAGCAGGAGTTACATTGGAGATATCCCGATTAGATGCTTGGTTTTCAAGCAAAGATGGTTCCTTGGAAGGGCCTGCAACGTATATTGTGCAGGGCCTCTGTCGTAGGTGTTGTATTCCAGAAGTCATTCTCCGATGCATGCAG GTTTCTGTTTCACTTATGGAGTCTGGTAATCCTTTTGAAAGCCATGACCAGTTGATTGAGCTAGTCTCGAGTTCGGAGACAGGGTTCATCAATCTCTTCAGTCAGCAACAATTGCAG GAATTTTTATTGTTCGAGAGGGAATATTCCATATGCAAAATGGAGCTTCAAGAGGAGCCTTCCTCATGA